From Anopheles darlingi chromosome 2, idAnoDarlMG_H_01, whole genome shotgun sequence, the proteins below share one genomic window:
- the LOC125950104 gene encoding sialin, with the protein MGDQAVPIKGNVLGSLIPARYILAVLGSIAMAIIYGLKVNLSVAMVAMLNHSALAHHSVAHEMKQENANAEPVCQGSGNSTEAVEDGPFDWSEPVQGIILSCYFWGYLVSQIPGARVAESFSARWVMFFSVLINVVCTLLTPVAAKMHYIAMIVMRIGEGIGGGVTFPAMHVMLASWAPPNERSVMSAIVYAGTALGTVISMLMAGVLAGTLGWESVFYVMGGLSCLWMVLWLWLVQDTPTKQALMSQEERDLITSSLGTSSSGGHSESKPPVPWRKVFTSAPFYGILIAHICNNWGWYMLLIELPFYMKQVLQFNIKENAVVTAIPFLTMWFFSMALSKTLDALRSRGKITTTIARKTATFIASAVPMLCLLALCYIGCQRGLAVSLMTIGITAIGGMFCGLLSNHIDIAPNYAGTLMAITNSAATLSGIIVPIFVGQITHGNQTIGAWRVIFYVTIVLYVVEIIAYLLLASGEEQPWNKGDKPPASVEAAEAEATPLNQKESKQNYNAQDQ; encoded by the exons ATGGGAGATCAAGCCGTGCCGATTAAGGGCAACGTTTTGGGAT CCCTCATCCCTGCTCGCTACATCCTGGCCGTGCTCGGCTCCATTGCCATGGCCATCATCTATGGTTTGAAAGTGAATCTGAGCGTGGCGATGGTCGCGATGTTAAACCATTCGGCCCTTGCACATCACAGTGTGGCCCATGAGATGAAGCAGGAAAATGCCAACGCCGAACCCGTCTGCCAGGGTTCGGGCAATTCAACCGAAGCCGTTGAG GATGGTCCCTTTGATTGGAGTGAGCCGGTGCAGGGTATCATCTTGAGCTGCTACTTCTGGGGATACCTCGTGTCCCAGATCCCCGGTGCTCGAGTCGCCGAATCGTTCTCAGCGCGTTGGGTGATGTTCTTCTCGGTGCTGATCAACGTTGTCTGCACGCTGCTGACCCCGGTGGCCGCCAAGATGCACTACATTGCTATGATTGTGATGCGTATCGGCGAGGGTATCGGTGGTGGAGTCACGTTTCCCGCTATGCACGTTATGCTCGCGTCCTGGGCTCCACCGAACGAGCGGAGTGTCATGTCGGCAATTGTGTACGCCGGAACCGCACTCGGTACGGTCATTTCCATGCTGATGGCAGGAGTTTTGGCCGGAACATTGGGCTGGGAGTCCGTGTTCTACGTGATGGGTGGTCTCAGTTGTTTGTGGATGGtactgtggttgtggttggtacAGGACACTCCTACCAAGCAAGCATTGATGAGCCAAGAAGAACGTGATCTCATTACGTCCTCACTCGGTACTAGCTCGTCCGGTGGTCACAGTGAATCGAAACCACCGGTACCGTGGCGTAAAGTGTTTACCTCGGCTCCCTTCTACGGCATTCTGATTGCGCACATATGCAACAACTGGGGTTGGTACATGCTGCTGATCGAGCTTCCGTTCTACATGAAGCAGGTGCTGCAGTTCAACATCAAGGAAAACGCAGTCGTCACGGCCATTCCCTTCCTGACAATGTGGTTCTTCAGTATGGCCCTCAGTAAGACGCTGGATGCTTTGCGAAGCCGAGGCAAGATCACGACAACGATCGCCCGCAAAACTGCTACCTTTATTGCCTCTGCCGTTCCCATGTTGTGCCTGTTGGCACTGTGTTACATTGGTTGCCAGCGTGGTCTGGCCGTGTCGCTGATGACGATCGGCATAACGGCAATCGGTGGTATGTTCTGTGGTTTGCTTTCGAATCATATCGATATCGCTCCCAACTATGCCGGCACTCTAATGGCCATCACGAACAGTGCCGCTACACTCTCGGGCATCATTGTACCGATCTTTGTCGGACAGATCACTCACGGAAAT CAAACGATTGGCGCCTGGCGTGTGATCTTCTACGTGACGATCGTCCTGTACGTGGTGGAGATCATTGCttacctgctgctggcgtccGGTGAGGAGCAACCGTGGAACAAAGGTGACAAACCGCCTGCTTCCGTCGAGGctgccgaagccgaagcgaCTCCGCTGAACCAGAaggaatcgaaacaaaactatAACGCTCAGGACCAATAA
- the LOC125950118 gene encoding YEATS domain-containing protein 4 produces the protein MNISTDFGPDSGGRVKGLTIVKPLIYGNVARSFGKKREEDGHTHQWTVYVKPYHNEDMQTYVKKIHFKLHESYANANRIISKPPYEVTETGWGEFEIVIKIYFHDPTERPVTMYHILKLFQSPILDGEVSTQIEGKKGLVSEQYEEIVFQEPTQLMQQLLTNVQPVTAGVWKHDTDFEEKKVQALENINETKVKVMAEIAQLKDKLKLARETIAKFKAETAKIQGQQPAA, from the exons ATGAACATTTCCACCGATTTTGGACCCGATTCCGGGGGTCGAGTAAAG GGTTTAACTATTGTGAAGCCGCTCATCTACGGAAATGTGGCCCGGTCGTTCGGAAAGAAGCGGGAAGAGGATGGCCACACGCATCAGTGGACCGTTTACGTGAAACCCTACCACAACGAGGACATGCAGACGTACGTGAAGAAGATCCACTTTAAGCTGCACGAGAGCTATGCCAACGCGAACCGCATCATTTCGAAGCCACCGTACGAGGTGACGGAAACAGGTTGGGGCGAATTTGAAATCGTCATCAAGATCTACTTTCACGATCCAACCGAACGGCCGGTCACGATGTACCACATATTGAAGCTGTTCCAGTCACCTATCCTTGACGGTGAGGTGTCCACGCAGATTGAAGGCAAAAAGGGGCTTGTGTCGGAACAGTACGAGGAAATTGTGTTCCAGGAGCCAACACAACTGATGCAGCAACTTCTCACCAACGTGCAACCTGTTACAGCCGGTGTCTGGAAGCATGATACAGATT TTGAGGAGAAAAAAGTGCAAGcgttggaaaacataaacgaaACCAAGGTAAAAGTAATGGCGGAAATAGCGCAGTTAAAAGACAAACTCAAACTTGCTAGAGAAACAATAGCCAAGTTTAAGGCAGAAACGGCCAAAATACAAGGACAGCAACCTGCAGCATGA
- the LOC125952693 gene encoding CD63 antigen, with translation MALSTSANFIKYLLFLFNFFFVITGVIIMSVGLTVQGAYHGFRDILDAKFFSIPTFLVVIGSFIFVIAFFGCCGAYKENYCMTLTFSILLILIFILELAAGISGYVLRNDTRELVTNALNGSMTQYGDPNHGDITLIWDEIQVDFDCCGVENSTDWARANPKMFNQTYIPMTCCRPQTGAVGMVSCPDREENTLRKTGCVHSFGDFVKAHAVSLGAAGIALAVIQFFGIMFACYLAKQIKLQRLGVTSY, from the exons ATGGCTCTCTCGACCAGCGcaaattttataaaatacttaCTCTTTCTCTTCAACTTCTTCTTTGTG ATCACGGGCGTTATCATTATGTCGGTTGGTCTAACCGTGCAAGGAGCATACCATGGTTTTCGGGATATTCTAGATGCCAAGTTCTTCAGCATTCCCACCTTCCTGGTGGTGATCGGTTCGttcatcttcgtcatcgcCTTCTTTGGTTGCTGTGGGGCGTACAAGGAAAACTACTGCATGACACTGACG TTCTCGATCCTACTGATTCTGATCTTTATCCTTGAACTGGCGGCTGGCATCAGCGGATATGTGCTACGCAATGACACACGTGAGCTTGTTACCAACGCACTCAACGGTTCGATGACGCAGTATGGTGATCCAAACCATGGCGATATTACGCTGATTTGGGATGAGATACAAGTGGAT TTCGATTGCTGTGGTGTGGAAAATAGTACAGACTGGGCACGTGCAAACCCAAAAATGTTTAACCAAACATACATCCCGATGACCTGTTGCCGTCCACAGACTGGTGCTGTCGGAATGGTATCTTGTCCGGATAGGGAAGAAAATACATTGAGGAAGACCGGTTGTGTGCATTCGTTCGGTGACTTTGTCAAGGCTCACGCAGTAAGCCTAGGCGCGGCTGGTATCGCTCTCGCAGTCATTCAG TTCTTTGGAATAATGTTTGCTTGCTATTTGGCCAAGCAAATCAAACTACAGAGACTAGGTGTGACAAGCTATTGA
- the LOC125952694 gene encoding NADH dehydrogenase [ubiquinone] 1 alpha subcomplex subunit 13 — translation MSSSPAKLQDLPPKGGYQNIPFARVPAKTYFRGWQMIAGYAGISTVGLYLYWLNVKENHRNEIEMRSARNVIYPLLLAERDREYLKQLRRNRDEEADLMKNVEGWEVGTWYGEPVFKTLPKDKLVEPTFQEFYVHTDYKSMAKRADIKLMN, via the exons ATGAGCAGCAGCCCTGCCAAGCTGCAGGATCTGCCGCCAAAGGGCGGCTACCAGAACATCCCGTTCGCGCGGGTTCCGGCGAAAACTTACTTCCGCG GATGGCAAATGATCGCCGGATACGCTGGAATCTCGACCGTCGGATTGTACCTGTACTGGCTGAACGTGAAGGAGAACCACCGGAATGAGATCGAGATGCGATCGGCGCGTAACGTCATCTATCCGCTGCTGTTAGCCGAGCGGGATCGCGAATACCTGAAGCAGCTGCGACGAAACCGCGACGAGGAGGCGGATCTGATGAAAAACGTCGAGGGCTGGGAG GTCGGAACTTGGTACGGCGAACCAGTGTTCAAAACCCTGCCGAAAGACAAGCTGGTCGAACCTACCTTCCAAGAGTTCTATGTGCATACCGATTACAAGAGCATGGCCAAGCGTGCCGACATTAAGCTGATGAACTAG
- the LOC125951859 gene encoding CD63 antigen-like gives MTEKIDGFSKKWIKIFLCITCTFLCYLGIVLITMSSVSMIQYETLNVFMEPRVYRLILFLVLVAALALLLALVGFIGTLRDSLPTLYTFCSLLLVFSLMEASAVYFGYSQRHQIEKDMEANLWLSVNMYPVDVSLQPYMDMLQMQMQCCGVNNYTDWLRALPSDEFTPYDMELVVQQVPLSCCDPFDNKGCTLFQSGCHTKLYSIFYENGKTVLVNTLGAVTLQLFAAIFTIFLLRKLRQLPGSQEKKQIDQQNAFGYSKMHVVQDGASGAV, from the exons ATGACTGAAAAAATCGAcggattttccaaaaaatggatcaaaattTTCCTCTGCATCACCTGCACGTTTCTTTGT TATCTGGGCATAGTGCTGATTACGATGAGCAGTGTCAGTATGATACAGTACGAAACGCTTAACGTATTTATGGAACCACGAGTGTATCGATTGATTCTGTTCCTGGTGCTAGTGGCTGCACTTGCCTTGCTGTTAGCTCTTGTGGGATTCATTGGAACTTTGAGAGACAGTCTTCCGACCCTGTACACG TTCTGCAGCCTGTTGTTGGTCTTTTCCCTTATGGAGGCCTCAGCTGTTTATTTCGGTTACTCCCAGCGCCATCAGATCGAAAAGGATATGGAGGCAAACCTGTGGTTATCGGTAAACATGTATCCCGTGGACGTATCCTTGCAGCCTTACATGGATATGCTACAAATGCAGATGCAGTGCTGTGGCGTTAACAACTACACCGACTGGCTAAGAGCACTGCCTTCGGATGAGTTCACACCGTACGATATGGAGCTGGTGGTTCAGCAAGTTCCATTATCGTGCTGTGATCCATTCGACAATAAAGGCTGCACATTGTTTCAATCTGGATGCCACACTAAATTATACAGCATTTTCTATGAGAACGGGAAAACCGTTTTAGTGAATACGCTCGGAGCAGTAACACTGCAG CTTTTTGCGGCGATTTTTACAATCTTCCTGTTGCGCAAGCTAAGACAACTCCCGGGCAGTCAGGAGAAGAAACAGATTGACCAGCAGAATGCTTTCGGTTATTCCAAAATGCACGTCGTCCAAGATGGGGCCAGTGGTGCAGTGTAG
- the LOC125951857 gene encoding Fanconi anemia group I protein: MPPNLVAAIIELGQKRKNDELKELLEKTKSKYLIDLVVSNLQSIDGQTLWHYTLLGLGYSDACREKRFELIMAVLRHTNVVELSTKQMFDLIARLLTDLPTFSSEQLVEMCELCIESIRVGDPKCLSWKHLLPQTLAQLNDSVGRFNANGMLLTGTDYRIKVLGELFKMKLLPAILTPLCAMFRDFNLSREETATFVTKISDSIKQIEPLELPPLAFQLFRVCLKNPGQLIVPLMALQKYFHKNYYKKVLSNANSDTTDFDSIDRYSDTEIREAEETILYHLSNVTEFRLDETQTVAMFKPFQNNPEKLLTPFLVGALLAMSRINRLPDTTDVVSSPIMAFLIKLIALSEKEREMCNQSAWFRGRVDSSIGSRVDQLFTVLTENSQEGKEVVTPGIIHFAFALLLAKKQPKLHGIAIQFFQIFLKRRFIFGSGIIAKLKKFLFADLEETQFNLCLTTLSLTNTLTVSESSATIQFIMEYLLLIDGTYAMRFMAFLFPLLRLSHTIRDRFIEVLRKAMYNSESCTRIMGVFGFCSLLKQLKNNNARRSIMGPAGGNYTQLSISGMSLLSQAAYGSASNPNLHFDMLTLEVLGILRKCLTQTVEVRMMLYEALGRAVDFNTMLLPHVLQFIDWHFESYFNENTDDKLSIAFDKCVRYRNDIEHEDQPDLLRPIVVYDNVGRLTAFMVHCVVLCDHHNILHDTNAVKKTLQLIVDRVDSITFDELGIMGSLDTRAVEIASQYLNVIEAAMAYSAWKMKPDNGLSRDLLRLFKHHQQCVEKFKKLEPKKGNKKHMIDMMNVSGYYGSSAKHGISLKLENIWDIATVERMLRIMFDISINYAREEDLKTLRSNRDFQQYILKTAIHMMETLRTLPDYWQVSHSKRTFSHLCECTKVVYGRCVRQTTDLCGNGGLLVAQSAIECFRQALLSALELYERKFTEFLQLISCTIGLCFIKDLLNNLQTIVDQFFTDESETEAIEEKIVVGIFQCLELLYKSPIMNQEHLTIGYDWLQQFCVNKKLKPKAFAIVHRILFDLRLRTQSGAYFDSVAMRLELKFGQISAEELNPPFYLKSITSGTVEPTFHHLCTVIRLQLEEIEHLILRSNSLMARLKVLELEDTDETTQLLKSIERSMCSQLVHILSTLTHLCNIHLPLGSAMDALLKLLLSMYNCLANLSRHFLACHPIVPVSYEVTKFNLVVKASKPLASRIYDLFPFIEENILAQDGVQDDGEEAEGKRPVESSAKAKSNRDKVLRKTKLLPRLVFRIESYNKIVTQLSRKTKKDLTYLLHMGTVRDFRIKTSALKEAIEKTVTHRGEDDESNEETDLEPQLDRDEEGDDDIDASIDRTTGSNRSEVIRAVPAGRVSDVSGEALALKNLAKLNERTRKAAKKRAIALVDDGESTDAAPKKMKSMQKKAANIPKINKRVLEEVHRNTEDRLTTAAPVDPQISESREDTPARTRTLGLPRRSTRNNDA; encoded by the exons ATGCCTCCTAATCTTGTGGCCGCTATCATCGAGCTAGGGCAGAAGCGCAAAAATGATGAACTCAAGGAACTTTTGGAGAAAACTAAATCAAAATAC ctCATCGATCTGGTTGTTTCGAAcctgcaatcgatcgacggaCAAACGCTCTGGCACTATACCCTGCTTGGTCTGGGGTATTCGGATGCGTGTCGAGAAAAGCGGTTTGAGTTGATTATGGCCGTGTTACGGCACACGAACGTGGTCGAGCTTTCGACGAAGCAAATGTTTGATCTAATAGCCCGGCTGTTGACGGATCTGCCGACGTTTTCCTCCGAGCAGCTGGTGGAGATGTGCGAGCTGTGCATCGAATCGATACGGGTTGGCGATCCGAAATGCTTGAGCTGGAAGCATCTGTTGCCGCAGACACTGGCGCAGCTCAACGACAGTGTCGGCAGGTTCAATGCAAACGGGATGCTGCTGACCGGAACCGATTATCGCATCAAGGTGCTCGGTGAGCTAttcaagatgaagctgctccCGGCGATACTGACACCGCTGTGTGCTATGTTCCGTGATTTCAACCTATCCCGGGAGGAAACGGCCACTTTTGTGACCAAAATATCGGACAGTATCAAGCAAATCGAACCACTGGAGCTACCTCCGTTGGCGTTTCAGTTGTTTCGCGTATGCTTGAAGAATCCAGGCCAGCTTATTGTGCCACTGATGGCATTGCAGAAGTATTTCCATAAAAATTATTACAAAAAAGTACTCTCTAACGCGAACAGCGATACGACCGATTTTGACAGCATCG ATCGTTACTCCGACACTGAGATCCGCGAAGCGGAAGAAACCATCCTGTATCATCTCTCCAATGTGACTGAGTTTCGCCTCGACGAGACGCAAACGGTGGCCATGTTCAAGCCGTTTCAGAATAACCCGGAAAAGCTGCTAACTCCCTTCCTGGTCGGCGCACTGTTGGCAATGAGTCGCATCAATCGATTGCCCGACACAACTGATGTCGTATCATCTCCAATAATGGCCTTTCTGATCAAACTAATTGCTCTGAGTGAGAAGGAACGTGAAATGTGCAATCAATCGGCCTGGTTCCGGGGACGTGTCGACTCATCGATAGGGTCACGCGTTGATCAGCTGTTTACGGTGCTCACGGAAAACAGCCAGGAAGGCAAAGAGGTCGTTACACCGGGTATTATACATTTTGCGTTCGCGCTTCTACTGGCGAAAAAGCAGCCAAAACTGCACGGGATTGCGATCCAGTTTTTCCAGATCTTCCTCAAGCGCAGGTTCATCTTCGGTAGCGGTATCATCGCGAAGCTGAAAAAGTTTCTATTTGCCGATCTGGAAGAAACTCAGTTCAACCTATGTCTTACGACGCTTAGCTTGACTAACACGCTCACGGTATCCGAGTCCAGCGCAACGATTCAGTTTATTATGGAGTACTTACTGCTG ATAGACGGTACGTACGCTATGCGGTTCATGGCGTTCCTGTTTCCGCTTTTAAGACTTTCCCACACCATTCGGGATCGCTTCATCGAGGTACTGCGTAAGGCTATGTACAATAG TGAATCCTGCACACGCATAATGGGAGTTTTTGGATTCTGTTCACTACTGAAGCAACTTAAAAACAATAATGCACGCCGCTCGATCATGGGACCTGCAGGTGGCAATTACACACAGTTATCTATCTCTGGAATGTCGCTTCTATCGCAGGCAGCCTACGGTTCGGCCAGCAATCCCAACCTGCACTTCGATATGCTTACCCTTGAGGTTTTGGGAATATTGAGAAA ATGTCTGACGCAAACGGTCGAGGTGCGCATGATGTTATACGAGGCGCTGGGACGGGCAGTTGATTTCAACACGATGCTTCTACCACATGTCCTGCAGTTCATAGATTGGCATTTTGAAAGTTACTTCAATGAAAATACGGACGATAAGCTGAGCATCGCGTTCGATAAGTGTGTCCGGTACCGCAACGATATCGAGCACGAAGATCAACCCGATCTTCTGCGTCCAATCGTTGTGTACGATAATGTGGGACGGTTGACGGCGTTTATGGTACACTGCGTAGTGCTCTGTGATCATCATAATATCCTGCACGATACGAACGCCGTCAAAAAGACGCTTCAGCTAATTGTCGATCGTGTGGATAGCATCACGTTCGATGAGCTGGGTATT ATGGGCTCGTTGGACACGAGGGCAGTAGAAATTGCTAGCCAGTATTTGAACGTGATCGAAGCTGCGATGGCATATTCCGCTTGGAAAATGAAGCCCGATAATGGATTGTCGAGGGATCTGCTACGACTATttaaacatcatcaacaatgTGTCGAGAAATTTAAG AAGTTGGAACCtaaaaaaggcaacaaaaagCACATGATTGACATGATGAATGTCTCTGGTTACTATGGGTCTTCTGCAAAGCATGGAATATCGCTTAAACTAGAAAACATCTGGGACATCGCGACGGTTGAGAGGATGCTACGCATTATGTTCGA CATCTCGATAAACTACGCCAGGGAAGAGGATCTGAAAACGCTACGCTCCAATAGAGACTTTCAACAGTATATTCTAAAAACTGCTATCCACATGATGGAAACGCTTCGTACTCTGCCTGATTACTGGCAGGTTAGTCACAGTAAACGAACATTTTCGCATCTCTGCGAATGCACTAAAGTCGTGTATGGTCGATGCGTTCGCCAAACGACGGATCTGTGTGGTAATGGGGGATTGCTGGTGGCGCAATCCGCTATCGAATGCTTCCGGCAAGCTCTGCTATCAGCGCTAGAACTGTACGAGCGAAAGTTCACCGAATTCCTTCAACTTATAT cATGCACCATTGGGTTGTGTTTTATAAAGGATCTTCTGAACAATCTGCAAACGATCGTTGATCAATTTTTTACCGATGAGTCGGAAACGGAAGCGATCGAGGAAAAGATCGTTGTTGGAATTTTCCAGTGCCTTGAGCTGCTCTATAAATCTCCTATCATGAATCAGGAGCATCTTACGATCGGTTACGATTGGCTGCAACAATTCTGTGTCAACAAAAAGCTCAAACCGAAAGCATTCGCGATCGTACATCGAATCCTGTTCGATCTGCGGCTGAGAACTCAAAGTGGTGCCTACTTTGATTCCGTCGCTATGCGGTTGGAGCTCAAGTTTGGCCAAATATCGGCGGAGGAGTTAAATCCTccgttttatttaaaatccATCACTTCCGGTACGGTAGAACCAACTTTCCATCATTTGTGTACCGTTATACGATTGCAGCTGGAAGAAATTGAACACTTAATACTGCGTAGTAACAGTCTGATGGCACGGTTGAAAGTCTTGGAGTTGGAAGATACGGATGAAA cgACACAATTGTTAAAATCAATTGAACGCTCAATGTGTTCGCAGCTTGTGCACATTCTTTCGACCCTTACGCATCTGTGTAATATTCATTTACCTCTCGGTTCGGCAATGGACGCCCTGCTTAAGCTTCTGCTCTCGATGTACAACTGTCTGGCCAATTTGAGCCGCCACTTTCTGGCCTGCCATCCCATAGTTCCCGTTTCGTATGAAGTAACAAA ATTTAATCTCGTGGTAAAAGCCTCCAAACCCCTTGCCTCTAGGATTTACGATCTGTTCCCCTTTATCGAGGAGAACATTCTTGCTCAGGATGGAGTGCAGGATGATGGCGAAGAAGCGGAAGGCAAACGACCGGTCGAGAGCTCGGCGAAAGCCAAATCTAATCGCGATAAAGTACTACGGAAGACAAAATTACTTCCAAGGCTGGTATTTCGTATTGAATCGTACAACAAGATTGTCACTCAGTTAAGTAGGAAGACAAAGAAGGACCTCACGTATCTGCTGCACATGGGAACGGTTCGAGATTTTCGCATAAAAACATCTGCCCTGAAAGAGGCGATCGAGAAAACAGTAACTCATCGAGGAGAGGACGATGAATCCAACGAAGAAACAGACCTCGAACCGCAGCTCGATCGTGACGAAGAAGGCGACGATGATATTGATGCAAGCATTGATCGAACGACTGGTTCTAATCGCTCGGAGGTGATTCGAGCTGTTCCAGCAGGTCGAGTATCAGATGTCAGTGGGGAAGCGCTAGCATTAAAGAATCTAGCTAAGCTTAATGAGCGCACTCGCAAGGCAGCCAAAAAGCGTGCCATCGCGTTAGTAGACGATGGCGAATCAACAGACGCTGCaccgaaaaaaatgaaatccatGCAAAAGAAAGCGGCTAACATTCCCAAGATCAACAAGCGGGTACTGGAAGAGGTGCATAGGAATACGGAAGACCGTTTGACTACAGCTGCACCGGTGGATCCACAAATATCCGAGTCAAGAGAAGACACTCCAGCGCGAACACGGACATTGGGATTACCCAGACGAAGTACAAGAAATAATGATGCATGA
- the LOC125951858 gene encoding calcium-independent phospholipase A2-gamma-like, giving the protein MPNLKRFAGSSVFGRIKEGHSVHRQQQPIRHNQSQTRHALIDLRRKAIPVDRQRQVLYELVEKFEKYPQEKAFAIEEGAIELLRELQYASDPAITEHAKLGLALLGYVPPLPSNGIRILSIDGGGIRGIIVMELLRKLERLTNRRIFDLFDLVCGVSTGAILVCALASEKNLTLTEGIHLYKKLAYNIFHRPSTLDKLSGASRLVSSHAYYDIELWETFLKRHIGHRRIIDTVMLPNVPKFCCVSTTVCDEYIDAHVFRNYTFPRNVQSVYAGCHTARLWEVVRASSAAPAYFGDFPLNGQLHQDGGILYNNPTTVAIHEAKCLWPNERIQCVVSFGTGRTRNKSYDGQKIISKGILDQASLSSSWKTKFLRILDSATDTEATHTVLSDLLPPGRYFRFNPYLTEFLSMVEVRPEKISQLEHDTAKYYARNEDKFEQVADLLTQNRSIVRKAYDIMRNVLYR; this is encoded by the exons ATGCCCAATTTAAAAAGGTTTGCTG GTTCTTCGGTGTTCGGAAGAATAAAAGAAGGGCATAGCGTacatcgacaacaacaaccaatt CGCCATAATCAATCGCAAACACGCCACGCGCTGATCGATCTGCGAAGAAAGGCCATCCCGGTCGATCGGCAGCGTCAGGTGTTGTACGAGTTGGTGGAGAAATTTGAAAAGTATCCGCAGGAGAAAGCGTTTGCAATCGAGGAAGGTGCGATCGAGCTACTGAGAGAGCTGCAGTATGCTTCAGATCCAGCCATCACGGAACACGCAAAACTTGGACTCGCTCTGTTGGGATACGTACCACCACTGCCCAGCAATGGTATCCGTATTCTCAGcatcgacggtggcggcataCGCGGTATTATCGTCATGGAATTACTGCGTAAATTGGAACGGCTGACTAACCGACGGATCTTTGATCTGTTCGATTTGGTATGTGGCGTTTCGACCGGTGCCATACTGGTGTGTGCACTTG CTTCGGAGAAAAATCTCACCTTAACCGAAGGTATTCATCTCTACAAGAAGCTGGCGTATAATATCTTCCATCGACCGTCGACGTTAGATAAACTATCCGGTGCGTCGCGCCTTGTTTCTTCCCATGCCTACTACGACATTGAGCTATGGGAAACATTTCTCAAACGGCATATTGGCCATAGACGCATCATTGACACGGTGATGCTACCAAATGTGCCCAAG TTTTGCTGCGTCTCGACGACGGTTTGCGATGAGTACATCGATGCGCACGTTTTCCGGAACTACACGTTCCCGCGTAATGTACAATCCGTTTATGCTGGATGTCACACGGCTCGATTGTGGGAGGTAGTGCGCGCATCCTCAGCCGCTCCGGCATACTTTGGAGATTTCCCACTAAATGGCCAGCTGCATCAGGATGGTGGCATTCTGTACAATAATCCGACGACCGTGGCTATACACGAAGCAAAATGTCTATGGCCAAACGAGCGCATTCAATGCGTAGTATCCTTCGGAACAGGGCGTACCCGCAATAAGTCATACGATGGTCAAAAGATCATCAGTAAAGGGATCCTGGACCAGGCATCCTTATCGAGTTCgtggaaaacgaaattccTTCGCATTCTGGATTCGGCTACTGACACCGAAGCAACGCATACGGTTCTGAGTGATTTACTGCCACCTGGGCGATACTTTCGTTTCAACCCGTACCTCACTGAGTTTTTGTCAATGGTGGAGGTACGCCCGGAAAAGATTTCTCAGCTAGAACATGATACGGCCAAGTATTATGCAAGAAACGAGGACAAGTTTGAGCAAGTGGCCGATTTGCTTACACAAAATCGTTCGATCGTACGCAAGGCTTACGATATCATGCGTAACGTTCTGTATCGATGA